A window of Blastocatellia bacterium contains these coding sequences:
- a CDS encoding TolC family protein codes for MRHLFFLTVLLSALMDPLIVVAEVPRAGAPGPGLYGLDDIVTLALERNPAVAAAGGGVNQRRGERVAAGAYLNPSIYGTAGSGAITDPRTGVVILERRVTIEQPLELPAKRRARMNAAEAQLAGAQAELQDTRLKVQSDAKVAFYQLLLAQRDLELSTQNLSITREIFQMIKARVDAGQARPFEAVKANVELQKAEKELSRAENMMAVARVRLDTLTAGALGKVFSVSGDFRSWREELNLDQLMAPALESHPRVLLPEKRREQAEHTIVQERESRIPYIAVSGTYNREAGNEDFLMGLRIPLPLWYRRQGEIEAALGARERAEAERRSAQNELVNAITQHGQEVRTAGQQIQVFEKGLLKQAEEALRIARLSFAQGAASILEVIDAQRVYRQVLLEYAQARADLSIALARLERWTGEPQ; via the coding sequence ATGCGACATCTTTTCTTTCTCACTGTGTTGCTGAGCGCATTGATGGACCCTCTGATTGTCGTGGCGGAAGTCCCGCGCGCCGGTGCACCGGGTCCTGGTTTGTATGGACTCGATGATATCGTTACCCTGGCGTTGGAGCGAAATCCAGCTGTCGCTGCGGCGGGAGGCGGGGTCAATCAGCGCCGTGGAGAACGAGTCGCGGCCGGCGCGTATCTGAACCCGTCGATTTACGGTACAGCAGGAAGCGGCGCGATTACAGATCCGAGGACTGGAGTCGTAATTCTTGAGCGTCGTGTAACGATCGAACAGCCCTTGGAGCTGCCGGCTAAACGCCGTGCTCGGATGAATGCAGCTGAGGCGCAACTAGCCGGGGCTCAAGCAGAACTCCAGGACACACGGCTCAAGGTCCAGTCGGACGCCAAGGTCGCGTTCTATCAGCTCTTGCTTGCGCAGCGGGATCTGGAGCTATCGACGCAGAATCTCTCAATCACGCGTGAAATATTCCAGATGATCAAAGCCCGGGTGGATGCCGGCCAAGCACGGCCCTTTGAAGCCGTCAAGGCGAATGTTGAGCTTCAGAAGGCCGAGAAAGAACTGAGTCGCGCCGAAAACATGATGGCTGTCGCCCGCGTACGGCTGGACACGCTGACCGCCGGTGCGCTCGGCAAGGTCTTTTCCGTCTCTGGTGATTTTCGGTCATGGCGAGAGGAGCTGAATCTGGATCAGCTGATGGCACCCGCATTGGAATCGCACCCACGGGTTCTCCTGCCAGAAAAGCGCAGGGAGCAGGCTGAGCACACCATTGTGCAGGAACGAGAGTCAAGGATTCCCTACATCGCCGTCTCGGGGACGTACAACCGCGAAGCCGGGAATGAAGATTTCTTGATGGGATTGCGTATCCCCCTTCCCCTCTGGTACCGGCGACAGGGGGAAATCGAAGCCGCTTTGGGAGCACGGGAGCGCGCCGAAGCGGAACGGCGGTCGGCGCAGAATGAGTTGGTGAACGCCATTACTCAACATGGACAGGAGGTCCGTACGGCCGGTCAACAGATCCAGGTCTTTGAAAAGGGACTGCTGAAACAAGCGGAAGAGGCGCTGAGGATCGCTCGGCTTAGCTTCGCGCAAGGGGCCGCCAGCATCCTGGAAGTGATTGATGCCCAACGCGTGTACCGACAGGTCCTCTTGGAATATGCCCAGGCACGGGCGGACCTCTCAATCGCGCTGGCACGCCTGGAACGGTGGACTGGAGAACCTCAATGA
- a CDS encoding SHOCT domain-containing protein yields the protein MMDRFTDCGWMPMMGFGLVSMVLFWGVLIVGGFFIARWLMGQGFGYREDSALEILKKRYARGEINKEEFEERKRDLLA from the coding sequence ATGATGGACCGGTTCACCGATTGTGGTTGGATGCCCATGATGGGCTTCGGCCTTGTGAGCATGGTGCTCTTCTGGGGCGTGCTGATTGTTGGCGGCTTCTTCATCGCCCGATGGCTGATGGGACAGGGCTTCGGCTATCGTGAAGACTCCGCATTGGAAATTCTCAAGAAACGGTATGCCCGCGGGGAGATCAACAAGGAGGAGTTTGAGGAGCGAAAGCGGGACTTGCTCGCATAA